Proteins encoded in a region of the Phacochoerus africanus isolate WHEZ1 chromosome 8, ROS_Pafr_v1, whole genome shotgun sequence genome:
- the LOC125134499 gene encoding proteolipid protein 2-like, whose product MADSRHPSAPSCWTTCTNFLCTQKGILLFAQIIMCVSILTLFSASAPGYSSLSVIELICTCIFFVVYMCDLHTKIQFIHWPWSDFFRAFIAAILYLITSIVVLVERGSRSRITAGVLGLIAASLFGYDAYVTFPLRQ is encoded by the coding sequence atggcagATTCCCGTCACCCATCTGCTCCCAGCTGCTGGACCACCTGCACCAACTTCTTGTGCACCCAAAAGGGAATTCTCCTTTTTGCTCAGATTATAATGTGCGTGTCAATTCTGACTCTCTTCAGTGCATCAGCACCAGGATATTCCTCTCTGTCGGTGATTGAATTGATCTGCACTTGTATCTTCTTTGTTGTCTATATGTGTGACCTGCACACCAAGATACAATTCATTCATTGGCCTTGGAGTGACTTCTTCCGAGCCTTTATAGCAGCCATCCTCTACCTGATCACCTCCATTGTTGTCCTTGTTGAGAGAGGAAGCCGCTCCAGAATCACTGCAGGGGTACTAGGCCTAATTGCTGCGAGCCTCTTTGGCTATGATGCCTATGTCACCTTTCCCTTGCGACAATAA